A segment of the Aromatoleum aromaticum EbN1 genome:
ATGCGCACGGCCGACGGCGGCGCGACCTGGGAGTCGGTGGCAACGCCGAACGAGGTGAGCCTGATGAGCGTCGCGTTCCGGGACGCCGAGCACGGCGTCGCCGTCGGACTCGCCGGCACGCTGCTCGTCACCGAAGACGGCGGAGCGTCATGGCAGCAGGTGCCGGCCTTCACTCGCGAACACCTCTACGCGGTGATGTGGGACGAGGACCACTGGCTTGCCGTCGGCGACAAGGGCGAGATGGCCACGGCGCAAGCCGACGCGCAGCAATGGCAGCTCGGGCGCGTGGCCGAAGGCGATGTGTCGTGGCGCACCGGCGTCGCCCGTGCGGGAACCCGCTATTTTCTTGCCGGCAGCAATCTCGCAGTGCTCGACAACGGCACGCTGAGCGTCGCCGGCCACAAGCGGATGTGAGGGGACGAGGATGAAAAACACGACATTTGGCAAGGTCGATCGGGCCTTCGCCTTCCTGATCCGCTTTCGCGCGTTCGTCGTCGCGGCGGTCGCGCTGGTGACCTTGGCAATGGGCTACCAGGCGAGCCAGATCGAGGTGAAGACGATCTTCAGCGACCTGCTCCCCAAGGACCACCCGTACGTCGCCGTGAACCAGCGCTTCAAGCAGACCTTTGGCGGTTCGAACATGGTCAGCATCATGATCGAGGCCAGGGACGGCGACATCTTCAACCCGGACGTGCTGGGCAAGGTGCAGAAGCTCACTGTCGACCTGCAACAGGTCGAGGGCGTCGACACCTACCAGATCATTTCGCTTGCATCGAAGAAGATCAAGGAAGTGCGCGCGTCGACCGAGGGTGTCGAATCGCGTCCGCTGATGTGGCCCGAGCTGCCGCGCAGCGCGGCCGAGTTTGCGGCGCTGAAAGCCTCGGTGCTCAACAATCCGCTGGTCTACGGGCCGTACGTATCGACGGACCTGAAGGCGACGCTGGTTACCGTTGATTTCAACGACGGCAACATGGACTACACGCGTGCCTTCGACCAGCTGATGGCGTTGGTCGAGGAGGCGAGCGGCGACGGCGTCGAGGTCCGTATCGTCGGCGAACCGGTGCTCTACGGCTGGGTGAACCACTACCTGCACGAGACGCTGATGATCTTCTTTGCCGCAGTGGCCGCGCTGGTGGTGCTGCTGTGCCTGATCACGCGCACTTGGCACGGCACGATCCTGCCGCTGCTCGCGGGTGCGGTGAGTGCAGTCTGGGCGCTGGGGGCGGCGCGGCTGATGGGATTCCATCTCGATCCGCTGGTCGTCGTCGTCGCGTTCCTGATCACCGCGCAGGCGATCTCGAACTCGGTGCAGCTCATCGCCCGCTTCGATGACGAGATCGGCCACGGCGTCGCCTCCGCCGCAGCCGCGGCGCGGGCCAGCGCGCGCAACCTGTTCAAGCCGAGCATGCTCGCAATCGTCGCCGACGCTGGTTGCGTGCTCGTGGTCGCGCTCACGCCGATCCCGCTGCTGCAGAAGATCTCGTTCATCGGCACGGTGTGGGTGCTGACGATTCTCGTCAGCGCGCTGATCCTCACTCCGGTGATGCTGTCGTGGTTCGGCGCCCGCCAGCGCTACATCCACCCGATCGACATCAACCCGGTGCTGATGCGCATCCTCGGCCTGTGCTCGGCGATCGTCACGACGCGCTGGCGCTATGCGGTGCTGGGCGCGGCCGGCGTGGCTTTCGTGGTCTCGGGCCTGTACGCGTTCAACCTGAAGGTCGGCGACGCCAATCCGGGTTCGCCGATCTTGTGGCCGGACTCGAGATACAACCGCGACGCGGCGGAGATTAACCGCCAGTTCCAGGGCTCGGACCGCATGTTCGTCGTCGTCGCCGGAAACCAGCCCGGTGCGCTGCGCGAGCCCGAAGTGCTGTCGAGCATGACGCGCTTCCAGAAGTACATGGAGGCCCAGCCGGAAGTCGGCGGCAGCATCTCGCTCGCCGACATCCTGCCGCAGGTCAAGCGCGTACTGCGCGAAGGCAACCCGATGTACCAGGAGCTCGGGCAGAGCGGCGACGAGAATGGCGAGCTGATGTACATGTTCGTCTCCGGCTCCGACCCCGGCGACATGGACCGCTACGCTGACGCCGATGCGAAGAACGGCGCGGTGACGCTGTTCTTCCGCGACCACCAGGGCGAGACGATCCGCACCGCGATCGCCCGCGTGCGCGACTACGTCGAGCAGCACCCGATCAAGGATGCGCAGTACCTGCTTGCCGGCGGCCTCGTCGGCGTGCTCGCCGCGGTCAATGAAGTGATCCTCGCCGGCCAGATCGAGGCGATCGCGCTCGCGCTGCTGGTGCTGGTGGTGTGCTGCACGATCACTTACCGGTCCACGGTCGCCGGAGTGTTCTTCATGATCCCGGTGCTGCTGTCGAACACGATCACGTTCAGCTACATGGCGTGGGCGGGCATCGGCATGAACATCAACACGCTGCCGGTGGTCGCGCTGGGGATCGGCCTCGGTGTCGATTACACGTTCTACATCGTCGATGGCATCCGCGAGAACCTGCACCGCTCGCGCAACGTCGAGCATGCCATCGTCAATGCGCTGATGGGCCCCGGCAAGGGCGTGCTGATCACCGCGATGACGCTGATCACCAGCGTCGTGCTGTGGCACTTCTCGTCGCTGCGGCTGCAGGCCGACATGGGCGTGCTGATCGCGCTGTGGCTGTTCATCTCGGCCTTCAGTGCGCTGTTCATCATGCCCGCGATGGTCTATGTGTTCCGGCCCGAATTCATCGTCGGCAGCAAGCGCCGCCCGATCGTGCAGGCCGACCTGGTGACGGTCAGCTGAAGCCGCCCGTTTCCCAATGAAATCTTCAAGGCAGTCAAAAAACACAAGGAAGGAGCGAGGAGATGACGAGCAAGGGAGTGGCAAAAAAGATGAAGACGGCCTCGGTTGTGATGGCGGCCGCCGTCGCCGCGATCGCGGGGGGCCCGGCGCAGGGCGCCGAGGGCGAGGAGGGCGGGAGTTCGTGGGGCGAGGATTTCAGCTTCAACCTGTCGGGCTATGCGCGCGGCTGGCTGGGGGTGAACCTGCAGAACCAGCCTGAGCTGGAGGCGATCGACAAGGACAGCAAGGGCAAGCTGTCGATGGTGCGCGGCTCGCTGCTGCTCGACGCCGACGCGAAGACCGGGCCGGTCAAGTGGAAGGCGATCGGCCGCGCCGACCGCGAGCACAAGACCAGCTACCTCAACGACCTGGAGCGGCTGCGCACGACGAACGGCACTGCCGTCGGGGGGCACAGCAGCAGCATTCTCGACAACTACAACAACACCGAGCTGCGCGAGTTCTGGGCGGAAATGGCGTTCGGTGAGCGCACCACGGTGAAGATCGGCAAGCAGCAACTGGTGTGGGGCGAGTCGGACTTCTTCCACGCGATGGACCTCGTGCATGGCTACGACCTGTCGTGGCACCTGTACTTCGAGCCCGAGAACGAGGAATGGCGCAAGCCGCTGACGCTGATCTCGACGAAGATCCGCGTTCCGGAAGCCGACGGCATGCTTGCCGCGTATGTCCGCCCGGGCTGGGACCGCTGTGAAGACATCGGCAACACCTACGATATCAAGGGCGGGCGCTGGTTCTTCCAGCCTTACCGTGGCTTCGATCTCAGCGCGGTGACCGACAAGGACTGCGACCATCCGGACGGCGACCGCGACGACCTCACCGGTGGCGTGCGCTGGTCGGGCGAAGCCTACGGCCTGAGCTACTCGCTGGCCTGGCTCACGACGTTCTCGGCCGATCCGGTCGCGAACTCGTCGTTCAAGCCCTACAAGAAGGCGCCGAGCGGCTCGGTGTTCGACCTGATCCATCCGCGCGTCGACGTCTTCGGGGCGACGGTGAGCGGCTACAGCGGGACGCTCGACGCAGTGCTCAGCGCCGAGATGGCCTACACCGAGGACCAGCCTTTCAACATCGGAACCGGTGCATTCCTCGCACCGCGCGTGCCGGGCAACGTCGGCATCGGCCTCGGTGGCGTGAAGAAGAAGAACACGCTGACGACGATGCTGCGGATCGACAAGGACCTGAATTTCCAGGGCCTGTTCGGGACGTCACGGCCGTCGTTCTCGTCGATCCAGCTGTTCAACACGCAGGTGCTCGGTTTCGATCGTGACGACGACCTGGTGCGCCTGTTCGCGTTCGGCACGCCGCTCACTGAGCACAACACGATCCTCACCGCCTTCACGACGCTGAACTATGCCAACGACACGATCAACCCGGGGTTCGCGATTGGTTTTGACCTGACGCACGGCGGCGGCTTTGCGATCCCGAGCCTGTCGCTGACCTTGTCCGACGCATGGCTCGCGCGGATCGAGGCCGACATTTTCTGGAGCGGCAACAAATCGAACAAGGTGCAGTTCAGCGACCAGTCGTCGCAGTTGTTCGGTTATTTCGACAACGCCAGCCAGCTTGTTTTTCGCTTGACCCGGCAGTTCTGACAAGGAGGAGACTACGATGCAAAACGCTACCCAATCCGTTGCCCGCCCACCCGCTCCCCGCGCGGCCGTGGCGGCCGCCCTCGGCCTGATGCTGCTGCTGCCCACGCACAGCGTGTCCGCGAAGGAGCTCGAGGCCGGGCTCGTCATCGGCAAGGACAACTACGAGGCCGTCAAGAACGACACTTTCGAGAACAAGACCATCGCCAGCATGGTCCCGGAAAAGCTCGAATGGATGATCAAGAACTACGACCTGACGATCAAGCTGGCCCACTCGAAGAAGATCGAGATGGACCCGAAATACGTCGAGGCGACGAAGAGCGGGTCGAAGGACGTCAAGTTCAACCCCGAGGACCGCACGATCAGCGGCTGGAAGGCCGGGATGCCGTTCCCGCCCGAGACGATCAAGCTCGATGACCCTCATGCCGGTGACAAGGTCATCTGGAACCTGCGCGCCGCGACCTACGGAGCGACGATGGACCTGCGCGACATCGCGTGGGTGTTCCTCGATGCGAAGAAAGGGTACGAGCGCGTCCAGGCGTTCCAGTCGCGCCGCTACTACATGGAAGGGCGGCTCGACGGCGG
Coding sequences within it:
- a CDS encoding DUF1302 family protein, with the protein product MTSKGVAKKMKTASVVMAAAVAAIAGGPAQGAEGEEGGSSWGEDFSFNLSGYARGWLGVNLQNQPELEAIDKDSKGKLSMVRGSLLLDADAKTGPVKWKAIGRADREHKTSYLNDLERLRTTNGTAVGGHSSSILDNYNNTELREFWAEMAFGERTTVKIGKQQLVWGESDFFHAMDLVHGYDLSWHLYFEPENEEWRKPLTLISTKIRVPEADGMLAAYVRPGWDRCEDIGNTYDIKGGRWFFQPYRGFDLSAVTDKDCDHPDGDRDDLTGGVRWSGEAYGLSYSLAWLTTFSADPVANSSFKPYKKAPSGSVFDLIHPRVDVFGATVSGYSGTLDAVLSAEMAYTEDQPFNIGTGAFLAPRVPGNVGIGLGGVKKKNTLTTMLRIDKDLNFQGLFGTSRPSFSSIQLFNTQVLGFDRDDDLVRLFAFGTPLTEHNTILTAFTTLNYANDTINPGFAIGFDLTHGGGFAIPSLSLTLSDAWLARIEADIFWSGNKSNKVQFSDQSSQLFGYFDNASQLVFRLTRQF
- a CDS encoding efflux RND transporter permease subunit yields the protein MKNTTFGKVDRAFAFLIRFRAFVVAAVALVTLAMGYQASQIEVKTIFSDLLPKDHPYVAVNQRFKQTFGGSNMVSIMIEARDGDIFNPDVLGKVQKLTVDLQQVEGVDTYQIISLASKKIKEVRASTEGVESRPLMWPELPRSAAEFAALKASVLNNPLVYGPYVSTDLKATLVTVDFNDGNMDYTRAFDQLMALVEEASGDGVEVRIVGEPVLYGWVNHYLHETLMIFFAAVAALVVLLCLITRTWHGTILPLLAGAVSAVWALGAARLMGFHLDPLVVVVAFLITAQAISNSVQLIARFDDEIGHGVASAAAAARASARNLFKPSMLAIVADAGCVLVVALTPIPLLQKISFIGTVWVLTILVSALILTPVMLSWFGARQRYIHPIDINPVLMRILGLCSAIVTTRWRYAVLGAAGVAFVVSGLYAFNLKVGDANPGSPILWPDSRYNRDAAEINRQFQGSDRMFVVVAGNQPGALREPEVLSSMTRFQKYMEAQPEVGGSISLADILPQVKRVLREGNPMYQELGQSGDENGELMYMFVSGSDPGDMDRYADADAKNGAVTLFFRDHQGETIRTAIARVRDYVEQHPIKDAQYLLAGGLVGVLAAVNEVILAGQIEAIALALLVLVVCCTITYRSTVAGVFFMIPVLLSNTITFSYMAWAGIGMNINTLPVVALGIGLGVDYTFYIVDGIRENLHRSRNVEHAIVNALMGPGKGVLITAMTLITSVVLWHFSSLRLQADMGVLIALWLFISAFSALFIMPAMVYVFRPEFIVGSKRRPIVQADLVTVS